One region of Primulina tabacum isolate GXHZ01 chromosome 1, ASM2559414v2, whole genome shotgun sequence genomic DNA includes:
- the LOC142509260 gene encoding uncharacterized protein LOC142509260: MEIVREFPDVFFNEVTCVPLVREVDFCIKLMSGTVTISKTPYRLAPTEMKELKISYSGVVRPGFYSCESISMTFLDHIISRNGVGVDPFKVEVVKEWSVPRNVSKIRSFLGLAGYYRKFIKGFLSVAVPLTALTNSYEEEKCQICVECRVSEQFREVEASTSTALDIDMPSRQGDYVLFTDASKLGLGAVLMQNDRMIFHASRQINIHEKNYLTHVEIVREFPDVFFNEVTCVPLVREVDFCIKLMSGTVTISKTPYRLAPTEMKELKRSYSRVVRPGFYSCESISMTFLDHIISRNGVGVDPFKVEVVKEWSVPRNVSKIRSFLGLAGYYRKFIKGFLSVAVPLTALTNSYEEEKCQICVECRVSEQFREVEASTSTALDMDMPSRQRDYVLFTDASKLGLGAVLMQNDRMIFHASRQINIHEENYLTHVLELAAVVFVLKIWRQTCTMENA, encoded by the exons ATGGAGATAGTTAGGGAGTTTCCTGATGTTTTTTTCAACGAGGTGACCTGCGTTCCACTAGTGAGAGAGGTGGATTTTTGTATCAAACTGATGTCAGGTACTGTGACAATTTCTAAGACACCTTATCGTCTTGCACCTACGGAGATGAAAGAGCTGAAAATATCATATTCAGGAGTTGTTAGACCAGGGTTTTATTCGTGCGAGTCCATCTCCATGACGTTCTTAGACCACATTATTTCTAGAAATGGAGTAGGGGTCGACCCTTTTAAGGTTGAAGTTGTGAAAGAGTGGTCAGTGCCTAGGAATGTATCcaagattcgcagtttcttagGCCTGGCTGGTTATTATCGCAAGTTTATCAAGGGTTTTTTGTCTGTTGCAGTGCCCTTGACAGCTCTGACGAACAGctatgaagaagaaaaatgtcaAATTTGTGTGGAGTGCCGAGTGTCAGAGCAGTTTCGAGAAGTTGAAGCAAGCACTTCTACAGCACTAGATATAGATATGCCTTCCAGGCAAGGGGATTATGTGCTATTcactgatgcttcgaagctcggccTGGGTGCCGTATTGATGCAGAATGATAGGATGATCTTCCATGCATCCagacaaataaatattcatgagaAAAACTATCTGACGCAC GTGGAGATAGTTAGGGAGTTTCCTGATGTTTTTTTCAACGAGGTGACCTGCGTTCCACTAGTGAGAGAGGTGGATTTTTGTATCAAACTGATGTCAGGTACTGTGACAATTTCTAAGACACCTTATCGTCTTGCACCTACGGAGATGAAAGAGCTGAAAAGATCATATTCACGAGTTGTTAGACCAGGGTTTTATTCGTGCGAGTCCATCTCCATGACGTTCTTAGACCACATAATTTCTAGAAATGGAGTAGGGGTCGACCCGTTTAAGGTCGAAGTTGTGAAAGAGTGGTCAGTGCCTAGGAATGTATCcaagattcgcagtttcttagGCCTGGCTGGTTATTATCGCAAGTTTATCAAGGGTTTTTTGTCTGTTGCAGTGCCCTTGACAGCTCTGACGAACAGctatgaagaagaaaaatgtcaAATTTGTGTGGAGTGCCGAGTGTCAGAGCAGTTTCGAGAAGTTGAAGCAAGCACTTCTACAGCACTAGATATGGATATGCCTTCCAGGCAAAGGGATTATGTGCTATTcactgatgcttcgaagctcggccTGGGTGCCGTATTGATGCAGAATGATAGGATGATCTTCCATGCATCCagacaaataaatattcatgagGAAAACTATCTGACGCACGTCCTCGAATTAGCCGCAGTTGTTTTTGtattgaaaatctggagacaaaCTTGTACGATGGAAAATGCATga